Proteins found in one Amycolatopsis umgeniensis genomic segment:
- the hisC gene encoding histidinol-phosphate transaminase: MSPVSPRADLESLPKYVPGRTIQGAIKLASNEVPGGPLPSVAQAIAETAQGINRYPDITASALVERLARELDEPIERIAIGCGSVSLCQQMIQALCEPGDEVVFPWRSFEAYPIVTQVANAVSVKVPLTAEHGLDLEAMLAAITPKTRLVFVCNPNNPTGTVLRRAELERFLDAVPSGVLVVLDEAYKEFVTDVEVPDGVELARGRDNVAVLRTFSKAYGLAGLRVGYAVAPEAITVALKQVYVAFSVNLIAQAAAIASLDAADELLERCKEIISERTRVRDALVAKGYEVPETQANFVWLPLGERTTAFAEHALERKLIVRPFAGEGARVTIGTPEENDLFLEAAGSFPR, translated from the coding sequence ATGTCCCCTGTTTCGCCGCGTGCGGATCTCGAATCGTTGCCGAAGTACGTCCCTGGCCGGACAATCCAGGGTGCGATCAAGCTTGCGAGCAACGAGGTTCCCGGCGGACCCTTGCCGAGTGTGGCGCAGGCCATAGCCGAGACGGCGCAGGGCATCAACCGGTACCCGGACATCACCGCGTCCGCGCTCGTCGAGCGGCTGGCCCGCGAACTGGACGAGCCGATCGAGCGGATCGCCATCGGCTGCGGTTCGGTTTCCCTTTGCCAGCAAATGATCCAGGCCCTGTGCGAACCGGGTGACGAGGTCGTCTTCCCGTGGCGTTCGTTCGAGGCGTATCCGATCGTCACGCAGGTCGCAAACGCCGTCAGCGTGAAGGTGCCGCTGACAGCCGAGCATGGGTTGGATTTGGAGGCGATGCTCGCCGCCATCACGCCGAAGACGCGGCTGGTCTTCGTGTGCAACCCCAACAACCCGACCGGGACGGTCCTGCGGCGCGCGGAACTGGAGCGCTTCCTCGACGCCGTGCCCTCGGGCGTGCTCGTCGTGCTCGACGAGGCGTACAAGGAGTTCGTGACCGACGTCGAGGTGCCGGACGGCGTCGAGCTGGCGCGCGGCAGGGACAACGTCGCCGTGCTGCGGACTTTCTCGAAGGCGTACGGCCTCGCCGGTCTCCGCGTGGGTTACGCGGTGGCGCCGGAAGCGATCACCGTCGCGCTGAAGCAGGTGTACGTCGCGTTCTCGGTGAACCTGATCGCCCAGGCCGCGGCCATCGCCTCCCTCGACGCGGCGGATGAGCTGCTGGAGCGCTGCAAGGAGATCATCTCGGAACGCACCCGCGTCCGGGATGCCCTGGTGGCCAAGGGTTACGAGGTTCCGGAGACGCAGGCGAACTTCGTCTGGCTGCCGTTGGGCGAGCGGACGACGGCGTTCGCGGAGCACGCGCTGGAGCGGAAGCTGATCGTGCGCCCGTTCGCGGGCGAAGGCGCGCGAGTGACCATCGGGACGCCTGAGGAGAACGACCTCTTCCTCGAAGCGGCCGGGTCTTTCCCGCGCTGA
- a CDS encoding acetoacetate--CoA ligase, whose amino-acid sequence MTHTADTPEVLWRPEPSRLSDTKIDAFRQWLRTERGVEVDDYNELWEFSVRRGPEFWSAVGEFLGLRWHDQPGEVLTGEMPDARWFEGGTLNYAEHSLMSGVAGAAKADDEIAVLFHREDGLSSQLTFGALRSAVAAAREGLRKLGVSKGDRVVALAPNCPQTLIAFLATASLGAVWSSCSPDFGVRAITDRFVQIEPKVLIAVNGYVYNGRWFDSRSTVNSLRDEISTLEATVLIDYVGGRLDGTLDWDKLLADNEGAELAFEPVEFGHPLWILYSSGTTGLPKGIVHGHGGITLEHLKALALQNDLGPGDRFFWFTTTGWMMWNFLVSGLLTGTTIVLFDGSPGSPDLTVLWHLAEQHRVTYFGTSAPYIQSCLKAGIKPAERYDLTALRVLGSTGAPLSVEGFRWIVDEVGKRVQICSVSGGTDLCAALVASAPDVPVWLGELSVRALGVAVAAFDEDGKPVVETVGELVITEPMPSMPVFFWNDPDGSRLREAYFEMYPGIWRHGDWIRITGRGSAVIYGRSDSTLNRGGVRMGTAEFYRVVEAFDQVADSLVIDTSAAGNENGQLLCFLVLADGVSLDDIEPALRKELRGALSPRHVPDRFIPVSAVPRTLNGKKCEVPVKKILSGVSPDRAVSRDALLNPDALVPFVELAGS is encoded by the coding sequence GTGACGCACACCGCCGACACCCCGGAAGTGCTCTGGCGCCCCGAGCCGAGCCGCCTGTCCGACACCAAGATCGACGCGTTCCGCCAGTGGCTGCGCACCGAACGCGGCGTGGAAGTCGACGACTACAACGAGTTGTGGGAGTTCTCCGTGCGGCGCGGCCCGGAGTTCTGGTCGGCCGTCGGCGAATTCCTCGGCCTGCGCTGGCACGATCAGCCCGGCGAGGTGCTCACCGGCGAGATGCCGGACGCCCGGTGGTTCGAGGGCGGCACGCTGAACTACGCCGAGCACTCGCTCATGTCCGGCGTCGCGGGCGCCGCTAAGGCCGACGACGAGATCGCCGTGCTCTTCCACCGAGAAGACGGCCTCTCTTCGCAACTGACCTTCGGTGCCTTGCGTTCCGCCGTCGCCGCGGCTCGCGAGGGCCTGCGGAAACTGGGAGTGTCCAAAGGGGACAGAGTCGTCGCGCTGGCCCCGAACTGTCCGCAGACGCTCATCGCCTTCCTCGCCACCGCGAGCCTCGGCGCCGTCTGGTCGTCGTGCTCGCCGGACTTCGGGGTCCGCGCGATCACCGATCGCTTCGTGCAGATCGAGCCGAAAGTGCTGATCGCGGTCAACGGGTACGTCTACAATGGACGGTGGTTCGACAGCCGTTCGACGGTGAACTCGTTACGGGACGAGATTTCCACGCTCGAAGCGACCGTGCTCATCGACTACGTGGGCGGCCGCCTCGACGGCACCCTCGACTGGGACAAGCTGCTCGCCGACAACGAAGGCGCGGAACTGGCCTTCGAGCCCGTCGAATTCGGGCACCCGCTGTGGATCCTGTACTCGTCAGGGACCACCGGCCTGCCGAAGGGCATCGTCCACGGGCACGGCGGCATCACCCTCGAACACCTCAAAGCCCTCGCGCTGCAAAACGATCTCGGCCCGGGCGACCGGTTCTTCTGGTTCACCACCACCGGCTGGATGATGTGGAACTTCCTCGTCTCCGGCCTGCTGACCGGGACCACGATCGTGCTCTTCGACGGCAGCCCCGGCAGCCCGGACCTCACCGTCTTGTGGCATCTGGCCGAACAGCACCGCGTCACCTACTTCGGCACGTCGGCGCCGTACATCCAGAGTTGTCTGAAAGCCGGGATCAAGCCGGCGGAGCGCTACGACCTCACCGCGTTGCGCGTCTTGGGATCCACCGGGGCACCGCTGAGCGTCGAGGGCTTCCGGTGGATCGTCGACGAGGTCGGCAAACGCGTCCAGATCTGTTCGGTGTCCGGCGGTACGGACCTGTGCGCCGCGTTGGTCGCGTCGGCCCCGGACGTCCCGGTCTGGCTGGGCGAGCTTTCGGTGCGTGCACTCGGCGTCGCCGTCGCCGCGTTCGACGAGGACGGGAAACCGGTGGTGGAGACCGTCGGCGAGCTGGTGATCACCGAGCCGATGCCGTCGATGCCGGTGTTCTTCTGGAACGACCCGGACGGATCGCGGCTGCGCGAGGCGTATTTCGAGATGTACCCCGGGATCTGGCGGCACGGCGACTGGATCCGGATCACCGGCCGCGGCTCCGCGGTCATCTACGGGCGCAGCGACTCGACGCTCAATCGCGGCGGCGTCCGGATGGGCACGGCGGAGTTCTACCGGGTCGTCGAGGCGTTCGACCAGGTCGCGGACTCGCTGGTGATCGACACTTCGGCGGCGGGGAACGAGAACGGGCAACTGCTGTGCTTCCTCGTCCTGGCCGACGGTGTCTCGCTCGACGACATCGAGCCCGCCCTGCGCAAGGAACTGCGAGGGGCCCTCTCGCCGCGGCACGTGCCCGACCGGTTCATCCCGGTGAGCGCGGTGCCCCGCACGCTCAACGGCAAGAAATGCGAGGTTCCGGTCAAGAAGATCCTTTCGGGGGTTTCACCTGACCGCGCCGTCAGCCGGGATGCGCTCTTGAACCCCGACGCCCTTGTACCGTTCGTGGAGCTGGCAGGGAGCTGA
- a CDS encoding sulfite exporter TauE/SafE family protein: MTWWHAVLIFVAGLWAGTINTVVGSGTLVTFPVLVALGYSPLTATTSNAIGLAPGTVSGAIGYRHELKGYWPEVAKLAVASFLGAICGTILLLSLPKDAFETIVPALVGLAVVLVIVQPRVAAWVAKRREENGKVHKIGPLLLFLIFLIGIYGGYFTAAQGVMMVAVMGMLMSESLQRLNGVKNALSAVVNIVAGAIYAFTAPVSWPVVALLAVGSTIGGQIGAKIGRKLSPTVLRGVIVVVGVAAMVQLLLK, translated from the coding sequence ATGACGTGGTGGCACGCGGTCCTGATCTTCGTCGCGGGGCTTTGGGCGGGCACGATCAACACGGTCGTCGGCTCGGGCACGCTGGTGACCTTCCCCGTCCTGGTCGCGCTCGGCTACTCGCCGCTGACGGCGACGACGTCCAACGCGATCGGCCTCGCCCCCGGAACGGTCAGCGGGGCGATCGGGTATCGCCATGAGCTCAAGGGCTACTGGCCCGAGGTCGCGAAACTCGCCGTCGCGTCGTTCCTCGGCGCGATCTGCGGGACGATCTTGCTGCTCTCGCTGCCGAAGGACGCCTTCGAGACCATCGTGCCCGCGCTGGTCGGGCTCGCGGTGGTGCTGGTGATCGTCCAGCCGCGAGTGGCCGCCTGGGTCGCGAAGCGCCGCGAGGAGAACGGGAAGGTCCACAAGATCGGGCCGCTCCTGCTGTTCCTGATCTTCCTGATCGGCATCTACGGCGGATACTTCACGGCCGCGCAGGGCGTGATGATGGTCGCCGTGATGGGCATGCTGATGTCCGAATCGCTGCAGCGGCTCAACGGCGTCAAGAACGCGCTCTCCGCCGTCGTGAACATCGTCGCGGGCGCGATCTACGCCTTCACCGCGCCGGTCAGCTGGCCCGTGGTCGCGCTGCTCGCGGTCGGGTCGACGATCGGCGGCCAGATCGGCGCGAAGATCGGCCGCAAACTGTCGCCGACAGTGCTGCGGGGCGTGATCGTCGTGGTCGGTGTCGCCGCGATGGTGCAGCTGCTCCTCAAATAG
- a CDS encoding PPE domain-containing protein gives MRILPSPWPPPEPEPQPGPDHLRADIDWMSYSHRELYEMVHNELDLASAEAVAAQWSKIGAFLDKAASELKAAIVATADGWTGEGADRARDAAIKLVDWADETGWRAENVANCVRRQADIAETARRTMPEPPGTAPRPKVPEPPRRRPIPVSDSTQAMSASAPSNPGFAEAGRIVAEPTDESSQDAHRQAADVMTRMQRNSGEVYETVPRFTSYGKQPRLLKTPEEPEPRPKPEPEPEPVPPPDDSTSSSGAEDAAPIQVRESVEAPRTPGASSGAFVPPPPGATGGTQEQLGQGGRSGVGGFGPSGQPGQVAGTRAAAAGMGGFGGMPMGMAPQQGRQDEEEHKAPGYLVEDSDVWGLSGHVTPPVIGEDPRGGR, from the coding sequence ATGCGCATCTTGCCCTCGCCGTGGCCGCCGCCCGAGCCCGAGCCGCAACCCGGCCCTGATCATCTCCGTGCTGACATCGACTGGATGAGCTACTCGCATCGCGAGCTCTACGAGATGGTCCACAACGAGCTGGACCTGGCGAGCGCGGAAGCCGTCGCCGCGCAGTGGTCGAAGATCGGCGCGTTCCTGGACAAGGCCGCTTCCGAGCTCAAGGCGGCCATCGTCGCCACCGCCGACGGCTGGACGGGCGAAGGCGCGGACAGGGCGCGTGACGCCGCGATCAAGCTCGTCGATTGGGCCGACGAGACAGGCTGGCGCGCGGAGAACGTCGCGAACTGCGTACGCCGCCAGGCGGACATCGCCGAAACCGCGCGGCGCACGATGCCCGAGCCGCCGGGAACCGCCCCCCGGCCCAAGGTGCCGGAGCCGCCGAGACGCCGTCCGATCCCGGTCTCCGATTCGACGCAGGCCATGTCGGCGTCGGCGCCCTCGAATCCCGGCTTCGCGGAGGCCGGCCGGATCGTCGCCGAACCCACCGACGAGAGCTCGCAGGACGCGCACCGCCAGGCCGCCGACGTGATGACGCGGATGCAGCGGAACTCCGGCGAGGTCTACGAGACCGTCCCTCGCTTCACTTCGTACGGCAAGCAGCCGCGGCTCCTCAAGACGCCCGAAGAACCGGAGCCGCGGCCGAAGCCCGAGCCCGAGCCGGAACCGGTTCCGCCGCCGGACGACTCGACAAGCAGCAGCGGTGCCGAAGACGCCGCCCCGATCCAGGTGCGCGAGTCGGTCGAGGCGCCGCGGACGCCCGGCGCGAGCAGCGGCGCCTTCGTACCGCCGCCGCCCGGCGCCACCGGCGGAACCCAGGAGCAGCTCGGACAGGGCGGCCGATCCGGCGTCGGCGGCTTCGGTCCGTCGGGACAGCCCGGCCAAGTCGCCGGGACACGGGCCGCCGCCGCGGGCATGGGCGGCTTCGGCGGGATGCCGATGGGCATGGCGCCGCAACAAGGACGTCAGGACGAGGAAGAACACAAAGCGCCGGGCTACCTCGTCGAGGATTCCGACGTCTGGGGTCTCAGCGGGCACGTGACCCCGCCGGTCATCGGCGAAGACCCGAGAGGCGGCCGCTGA
- a CDS encoding GNAT family N-acetyltransferase: protein MAGLIKAWVHGWALSRGVGVPVAEPDGYRLDVGRPGHRVRYVLADTGSVARRARALTEPGTWLKVSGSREEVAETVPPNWEVGPPEYLMSTPLAVRPVMAAPEPYRAELVGDGVVTDVVVRAPDGSRAATGRVAIAGGTAVVDQVVTEPEHQRRGLGRFVMRRLDEVAVAAGADRAVLVATEEGRALYLTLGWTVDAEITAAHLPEPKNGITGS, encoded by the coding sequence GTGGCAGGGCTGATCAAGGCATGGGTGCACGGGTGGGCGCTTTCCCGCGGCGTCGGGGTCCCGGTGGCCGAACCGGACGGCTACCGGCTCGATGTCGGGCGTCCGGGGCATCGCGTGAGGTATGTGCTGGCGGACACCGGATCGGTCGCGCGCCGGGCTCGCGCGCTGACCGAGCCCGGCACCTGGCTGAAGGTGAGCGGTTCGCGTGAAGAGGTGGCGGAGACGGTGCCGCCGAACTGGGAGGTCGGTCCGCCGGAGTACCTGATGAGCACTCCGCTCGCGGTGCGGCCGGTCATGGCCGCGCCCGAGCCGTACCGGGCGGAGCTGGTCGGCGACGGCGTGGTCACGGACGTCGTGGTGCGCGCGCCCGACGGCTCGCGCGCGGCCACCGGCCGGGTCGCGATCGCCGGGGGCACGGCGGTGGTCGATCAGGTCGTGACGGAGCCCGAGCACCAGCGGCGAGGGCTGGGCCGGTTCGTCATGCGACGGCTCGACGAGGTGGCTGTCGCCGCCGGGGCGGACAGGGCGGTGCTGGTCGCGACGGAAGAAGGACGGGCGCTGTACCTGACGCTCGGCTGGACGGTCGACGCGGAGATCACCGCGGCCCATCTGCCGGAGCCGAAAAACGGCATAACGGGCAGCTGA
- a CDS encoding dienelactone hydrolase family protein: MTLTTTVEHQHADGHTLRLTFAEPEGVVRGGLVVLHEEAEEVEEGLGLLLAGLAGEGWLTVTPHLDRDNLTQQDLLEATDATLAWLGERGVEADLVGVVGFDLGGTAALVVASNRRLGAAVSVGGQGVTGLPVLVEIAGRLTSPWLGMYGDSGDEAGGVEVEQLRDAAATASVATNVVHYPGANHRFDADPDAAAEAWQRTLNWFDAHLR, from the coding sequence ATGACCCTGACGACCACCGTGGAACACCAGCACGCCGACGGCCACACGCTGCGCCTGACCTTCGCCGAGCCGGAAGGCGTCGTCCGCGGCGGACTCGTGGTGTTGCATGAAGAGGCCGAAGAGGTCGAAGAGGGTTTGGGCCTGCTCCTGGCGGGTCTCGCCGGCGAAGGCTGGCTCACCGTCACCCCGCATCTCGATCGCGACAACCTCACTCAGCAGGATCTGCTCGAAGCCACCGACGCGACGCTCGCCTGGCTCGGTGAGCGCGGTGTCGAGGCGGATCTCGTCGGTGTCGTCGGTTTCGACCTCGGCGGGACGGCGGCTCTGGTCGTGGCGTCGAACCGCAGGCTGGGCGCGGCGGTCAGCGTCGGCGGGCAGGGCGTCACCGGGTTGCCGGTCCTCGTCGAGATCGCGGGACGGCTCACCAGCCCGTGGCTCGGCATGTACGGCGACTCGGGCGACGAGGCCGGAGGTGTCGAGGTCGAGCAGCTGCGTGACGCGGCGGCGACGGCGAGCGTCGCGACGAACGTCGTCCACTACCCGGGCGCCAACCACCGCTTCGACGCCGACCCGGACGCGGCCGCGGAGGCCTGGCAGCGCACGTTGAATTGGTTCGACGCCCACCTACGCTGA
- a CDS encoding ESX secretion-associated protein EspG yields the protein MDWIRLHIGELFFLWSAHGRDELPAVLEVPHVGRTPEFRAELVATASRTLSERGLGTVEAPAPELVGLLHTLANSELTLDLRLDGDPGYRAVGCVSDRGAVAIGVAGADVELSALREPLVAATLLQALPPCEQGRGLSVNLRVDDYTAACEAGERGGQPAFSDVLRDAGLREPEVIVMVRIATQRIGSGRLGAARKSWEGRWVRGEGTLTWVDTPDGRYGLRRDRGWLTVTPLDAARLKTMAYELFTGARQAG from the coding sequence ATGGACTGGATCCGCCTGCACATCGGCGAGCTCTTCTTCCTGTGGTCGGCGCACGGACGCGACGAACTGCCCGCGGTATTGGAGGTCCCGCACGTCGGGCGGACGCCGGAGTTCCGGGCGGAACTGGTCGCCACGGCGAGCCGGACGCTGTCCGAACGCGGCCTCGGCACGGTGGAGGCCCCCGCGCCGGAACTGGTCGGGCTGCTGCACACCCTCGCGAACAGTGAACTGACACTGGACCTGCGCCTCGACGGCGATCCCGGGTACCGGGCCGTCGGCTGCGTGTCCGATCGCGGCGCCGTCGCGATCGGTGTCGCCGGCGCCGACGTCGAGTTGTCGGCACTGCGGGAACCGCTCGTCGCCGCGACCCTGCTGCAGGCGTTGCCGCCGTGCGAGCAGGGGCGGGGCCTTTCGGTCAACCTGCGCGTCGACGACTACACGGCCGCGTGCGAGGCGGGGGAGCGCGGCGGGCAGCCGGCTTTCTCCGACGTCCTGCGCGACGCCGGGCTGCGCGAACCCGAGGTCATCGTGATGGTCCGGATCGCGACGCAGCGGATCGGCAGCGGACGCCTCGGCGCGGCCAGGAAGTCGTGGGAGGGCCGCTGGGTGCGCGGAGAAGGCACGCTGACCTGGGTGGACACCCCCGACGGCCGGTACGGGCTTCGTCGCGATCGAGGATGGCTCACGGTCACGCCGCTGGACGCGGCTCGCCTCAAGACGATGGCGTACGAGCTGTTCACGGGGGCTCGCCAAGCAGGTTAA